A stretch of Paenibacillus peoriae DNA encodes these proteins:
- a CDS encoding pro-sigmaK processing inhibitor BofA family protein, protein MKGAVWLVLIACVGMLLFLIIKKRLGIGWLVVFGAHMGLAAIALYVINYSGWITQVYIPINPVTMGAVTILGLPGIVLLLGLKIILFGQAI, encoded by the coding sequence ATGAAAGGGGCAGTCTGGCTTGTTTTAATTGCCTGTGTCGGGATGTTACTATTTCTAATCATAAAAAAACGTTTGGGTATCGGCTGGCTTGTAGTATTCGGGGCACATATGGGCCTGGCAGCCATCGCATTGTATGTTATCAATTATTCAGGGTGGATTACGCAGGTGTACATTCCGATTAATCCAGTGACAATGGGGGCGGTAACGATATTAGGTTTGCCTGGAATTGTTCTTTTACTGGGATTGAAAATAATATTATTCGGACAGGCCATATGA